The Argopecten irradians isolate NY chromosome 4, Ai_NY, whole genome shotgun sequence genome has a window encoding:
- the LOC138321137 gene encoding heat shock protein Hsp-16.1/Hsp-16.11-like has product MYRANSVVPRLCRQLRAAARQPLRCQSNYPLNPWFRMLENRKPWSFHENRSHEFDKHFRSMLDEMGQMTKLVFGDAMEEMPRRGRHVLARSEAAELKFDDKAFSLKMNVKDFEQEHVKVKINNNRLVISAKHENPDGNGCVSREITREFLIPENIDVESMKAVVTEEGLLVVNGRVKGVTEELEKVIEIQREPLA; this is encoded by the exons ATGTATCGAGCAAACAGCGTTGTACCACGTCTTTGTCGCCAGCTACGAGCGGCAGCCCGCCAGCCACTGCGTTGTCAGTCCAACTACCCACTAAACCCGTGGTTCAGGATGCTGGAGAACAGGAAGCCGTGGTCTTTTCATGAAAACCGAAGCCATGAGTTTGACAAACATTTTCGTTCGATGTTGGATGAGATGGGCCAGATGACAAAGCTTGTGTTCGGTGATGCTATGGAGGAGATGCCACGACGAGGGAGACATGTTTTAGCCCGGTCCGAGGCCGCGGAG TTGAAATTCGACGATAAAGCATTTTCGTTGAAAATGAATGTGAAGGACTTTGAACAAGAGCACGTGAAagtaaaaatcaataacaacaGACTTGTTATCTCGGCCAAACACGAAAATCCTGATGGCAATGGCTGTGTCTCAAGAGAGATTACTCGGGAATTCCTAATCCCAGAG AATATTGACGTTGAGAGTATGAAAGCAGTGGTAACAGAAGAGGGGTTGTTGGTGGTAAATGGACGGGTAAAAGGCGTTACCGAAGAATTGGAGAAAGTCATCGAAATCCAGCGGGAACCATTAGCATAA